A portion of the Cellulophaga algicola DSM 14237 genome contains these proteins:
- a CDS encoding AAA family ATPase has translation MEEKFKQEPSDVIKIVLFGPESTGKTTLSGQLARYYNSVWVPEYAREYLQDKWNEEKKTCEPKDLLPIAAGQMKLENKLAKKANKVLICDTDLLETKVYSEAYYIGHCDPVLDKYALKNKYDLYFLTYIDVPWEEDDLRDKPLEREKMFQYFKDTLDRYNRKYIILRGDKATRLKTAIEHINTLLNQ, from the coding sequence ATGGAAGAAAAGTTTAAACAAGAACCTTCAGACGTAATAAAAATAGTTTTATTCGGACCTGAATCTACAGGAAAAACTACATTATCCGGACAACTGGCGCGTTACTATAACTCGGTTTGGGTTCCGGAATATGCGCGAGAATATTTACAGGATAAATGGAACGAAGAAAAAAAAACCTGTGAGCCCAAAGATTTGTTGCCTATTGCAGCGGGACAAATGAAGTTGGAAAACAAACTTGCCAAAAAAGCTAATAAAGTTTTGATATGCGATACAGATTTATTGGAAACAAAAGTATATTCGGAAGCGTATTATATTGGACATTGTGATCCTGTTTTAGATAAATATGCACTCAAAAATAAGTATGATTTATATTTTTTGACTTATATTGATGTGCCATGGGAAGAGGATGATCTGCGGGATAAACCGCTAGAACGAGAGAAAATGTTTCAATATTTTAAAGATACTCTTGATCGGTATAATCGCAAATATATTATCCTGAGAGGGGATAAAGCAACAAGATTAAAAACAGCAATTGAACACATAAATACACTACTAAACCAATGA
- a CDS encoding thiamine-binding protein — protein MNISVELTLSPLQDTFEPVIIQFIKKLRASGLTVLENPLSTQVYGEYDEVMSLLQNEIKEAFELMDKGLLFMKIVKSDRSDYEPHF, from the coding sequence ATGAACATTTCAGTAGAGCTTACTTTATCACCATTACAAGATACTTTTGAACCGGTGATTATTCAGTTTATAAAAAAATTAAGAGCATCAGGCTTAACGGTATTAGAGAACCCATTAAGTACTCAAGTATATGGAGAATATGATGAGGTAATGTCTTTACTTCAAAATGAGATTAAGGAAGCTTTTGAGTTAATGGATAAAGGGTTGTTGTTTATGAAAATCGTTAAATCTGACCGAAGCGATTATGAACCCCATTTTTAA
- a CDS encoding 4'-phosphopantetheinyl transferase family protein, whose amino-acid sequence MPLYKTITVTPSITVFIWQVTESEDQLAKGIVLTDNCANRLVGMKSEAHRRGFLSIRHLLAQAGYVDHDLYYDANGKPHLKDGNHISITHSHDFTGIIVALTDEVGIDIELQRDKIMKIAHKFTQPEEYRTLANSDAIIRKLTIVWGAKEALYKIYSEKGLSFLQHIDVKEFDLEDGESIAEIMYEGVNSSYSVDFLEFEGYTCVYSVKL is encoded by the coding sequence ATGCCTCTTTACAAAACAATTACAGTAACACCTAGTATTACAGTTTTTATCTGGCAAGTAACGGAGTCTGAGGACCAACTAGCTAAGGGAATTGTACTTACGGATAATTGTGCAAACAGATTAGTGGGTATGAAGTCTGAAGCGCATAGAAGGGGTTTTCTGAGTATTAGGCACCTACTAGCACAAGCTGGTTATGTTGATCATGATTTATATTATGATGCAAATGGTAAACCACATTTAAAGGATGGGAACCATATTTCTATAACACATTCTCATGATTTTACAGGAATAATTGTAGCGCTAACAGATGAGGTAGGGATAGATATAGAGTTGCAGCGCGATAAAATAATGAAAATTGCGCATAAGTTTACACAACCAGAAGAATACAGGACACTTGCAAATTCTGATGCTATCATTAGAAAATTAACCATTGTTTGGGGAGCTAAAGAAGCACTATATAAAATCTACTCAGAAAAAGGATTGAGCTTTTTACAGCATATTGATGTAAAAGAATTTGATTTAGAGGATGGGGAATCTATTGCTGAGATTATGTATGAGGGTGTAAATTCTTCCTATTCCGTAGATTTTTTAGAATTTGAAGGTTACACTTGTGTGTATTCTGTAAAACTATAA
- the pnuC gene encoding nicotinamide riboside transporter PnuC, giving the protein MNPIFNFFFEQYARYETHHIVLEIIAVLFGLLSVVFSKQNNILVYPTGMISTAIFVYLLVIWGLLGDMMINVYYFIMSVYGWYIWTRKVDKEHTTPISKTTLKEHKISAIIFFSTIVFVFVVYQVFDKWTSWTAYVDTVTTAIFFVGMWLMAKRKVENWLYWIIGDVISVPLYFYKGFTFTSLQYLIFTFIAIFGYAAWKKSLNKNLQT; this is encoded by the coding sequence ATGAACCCCATTTTTAATTTTTTCTTTGAGCAATATGCGCGCTATGAAACACATCATATTGTTTTAGAGATTATAGCAGTACTATTTGGGCTATTATCGGTAGTATTCTCAAAACAAAATAACATTTTAGTCTACCCAACGGGGATGATAAGTACTGCAATATTTGTATACTTATTAGTTATTTGGGGTCTTTTAGGAGATATGATGATTAATGTTTATTATTTTATCATGAGTGTTTATGGTTGGTATATTTGGACACGTAAGGTAGATAAAGAGCATACGACTCCTATTTCTAAAACAACATTAAAAGAACATAAAATATCGGCAATAATCTTTTTTTCTACTATCGTTTTTGTATTCGTTGTATATCAGGTTTTTGATAAATGGACAAGCTGGACGGCATATGTTGATACTGTAACTACAGCTATCTTTTTTGTTGGAATGTGGTTAATGGCGAAAAGAAAAGTTGAAAATTGGTTATATTGGATCATCGGAGATGTAATCTCAGTTCCCCTTTATTTTTACAAAGGCTTTACGTTCACAAGCCTTCAGTATCTTATATTTACATTTATTGCAATTTTTGGATATGCTGCATGGAAGAAAAGTTTAAACAAGAACCTTCAGACGTAA
- a CDS encoding DUF4301 family protein, with translation MTAFSNQDKQQLISKGIAAEKVVKQIETFKEGIPFVKLDKAAVVGEGILKFTEEDEHKLIEAFEAAKNSNSLLKFVPASGAASRMFKAFFSFLGKYNPQEEELDAYIKRTGDKDIEKFSERLINFPFYEIIQKRINGKFNSKGEELFLFVNEMLSEQGLNYGFYPKGLLPFHNYGDYAATPFEEHLKEAALYATAGGEAKLHFTISEQHGEMFNAEFDAIKERVSTETNASYDISYSFQKAQTDTIAVTMDNELFREENGTLLFRPGGHGALIENLNEQDADIIFIKNIDNVVPSRNIDKVAASKEVLGGLLVRLQEKAFKYATQLEHKSSLDFDLMMEIKSFLEKDLNARFSDNFESYTIAQQIEILIDKINRPIRICGMVKNEGEPGGGPFWIKDTKGNISLQIIESAQIDASNVSQMNILKNATHFNPVDLVCGVKNFKGEKFNLINFVDVKQGFITDKTKDGKELKALELPGLWNGAMAFWNTIFVEVPLVTFNPVKTVNDLLKESHQVRK, from the coding sequence ATGACAGCATTTTCAAACCAAGACAAACAACAACTAATTTCTAAAGGAATAGCGGCCGAGAAGGTTGTAAAGCAAATAGAGACTTTTAAAGAAGGCATCCCATTTGTTAAATTAGATAAAGCAGCAGTTGTGGGCGAGGGAATTTTAAAGTTCACCGAAGAAGATGAACATAAGCTTATTGAGGCTTTTGAGGCTGCAAAAAATAGTAATTCACTTTTAAAATTTGTTCCAGCATCAGGAGCAGCTTCTAGAATGTTTAAAGCTTTCTTTAGCTTCTTAGGTAAATATAATCCTCAAGAAGAAGAATTAGATGCTTACATTAAGAGAACAGGAGATAAGGATATTGAGAAATTTTCGGAGAGATTAATAAATTTTCCATTCTATGAAATAATTCAAAAACGAATAAATGGTAAATTCAATTCCAAAGGAGAGGAGTTATTTCTTTTTGTAAATGAAATGCTTAGTGAGCAAGGTTTAAATTACGGTTTTTATCCTAAAGGTTTATTGCCATTTCACAATTATGGAGACTATGCAGCAACTCCATTTGAGGAACACTTAAAAGAAGCGGCACTATATGCGACTGCAGGTGGCGAAGCAAAATTACATTTTACGATATCTGAACAACATGGTGAAATGTTTAATGCGGAGTTTGATGCTATTAAGGAACGCGTTTCTACAGAAACTAATGCTTCTTATGATATAAGTTACTCTTTTCAAAAAGCCCAAACAGATACGATAGCGGTGACTATGGATAATGAACTTTTTCGTGAGGAGAACGGTACCTTGTTATTTAGACCAGGAGGACACGGAGCACTTATTGAAAATTTAAATGAACAGGATGCAGATATTATATTTATCAAAAATATTGATAATGTAGTTCCTTCTAGAAATATAGATAAAGTAGCTGCTAGCAAAGAAGTGTTAGGAGGCTTATTAGTAAGGCTTCAAGAGAAGGCTTTTAAGTATGCGACACAATTAGAGCATAAATCTAGTTTAGATTTTGATTTAATGATGGAAATTAAATCTTTTTTAGAGAAAGATTTGAATGCTAGGTTTTCTGATAACTTCGAAAGTTATACCATTGCTCAGCAAATAGAAATCCTTATTGATAAAATTAATAGACCAATTCGTATTTGTGGAATGGTTAAAAATGAAGGCGAACCAGGAGGTGGCCCATTTTGGATAAAAGATACTAAAGGGAATATCTCTCTTCAAATAATAGAATCTGCACAAATAGATGCCTCTAATGTAAGCCAGATGAATATTCTAAAAAATGCTACTCATTTTAATCCTGTAGATTTAGTTTGTGGTGTAAAGAATTTTAAGGGGGAGAAATTCAACTTAATAAATTTCGTAGATGTTAAGCAAGGTTTTATTACTGATAAGACAAAAGATGGAAAAGAACTAAAAGCATTAGAACTTCCTGGCTTATGGAATGGAGCTATGGCTTTTTGGAATACTATTTTTGTAGAGGTGCCTCTAGTGACTTTTAATCCTGTGAAAACGGTAAATGACTTATTAAAAGAATCTCATCAAGTTCGTAAATAA